Within the Erpetoichthys calabaricus chromosome 1, fErpCal1.3, whole genome shotgun sequence genome, the region GCGTGATACCCTGTGGGAGCCACAATCCACTGATTCCAACCGACGTGCTTGAAATCCACAAACAGCGGGTGTCTCTTGCACCGGGCCATTGCCatctttttaagttttttgttCCTGCCGTTTCTTTTTGTTCTGTTACCCCTCTGTCGTCCATCTTTGCTTCTTTTGTGACCCTCATTCTTACGATGGAGAACTTGATGTTCTGGGTGGTAGCCTTTCACGCCTCTTTGTGCTAACGGCTGCCCACGCCCATCATGGCTATAGGTGACCAGCAGAGGTCTCTCATGCGCCCAGCTAGATTCATCCTGTTCAGCTGACCTCCGGACCCTAAGGTTGAGTCTTTTCTTGGTGGGTGGACTCTCACTATTGGGCCTCAGCTCTAACATGAATGTCAAGATAGTTTCTCGCCAATCAGGCCTGTTGAAAAATGACGCATTGATGGAAAAGCTCTGCCACGTGTCTACACCCGAAAGTAGGCCAGCTTGCCGTGACTCCAGGAGCAGGGGCTGTTTTTTAAACTGGAGGTCAGGGATGTGGTACACGTTCAAAGTTTGCAACCTGGAGTTTTCAAGTTCGTTGTTGCCTTTGCAGTAGAAGCGGAGTTCAGCGGAGGTGACCTCTTCATCCTGAGGAATCGACGAAACGTTGAAGGCAAAGTAGAAATGGTCAGAGTCCTGCTGGCTGGAATGGAAATCCACAGGAGCCTCTgtgtgggaaaaaaagaaaaacagacataaatCAGAATAAGTGGCAGCTGCCAGGGGCCTGAGAACTACTGCGAAAATAGAGCTTTGGAATCCCAAATCGACGCTGGAATTTCGAGTGGACTTGGATgactttgaaaacagaaaaaaaaaaaatcatgttgaaATGTGTATTGGTCTCCTACCTCATGGCCCACATAAAAAAGAGTGTCGAGACAGGAGGGGGCTTTACGGGGAACTGCTTAGCAGAcaacttttgaaaaataatagTAGATTACGAACATGAGAAAAGAGGAAATTAACAGATGCCTCATAAGGTGGTGCTCAGAAAATGAGAGCACCGGACCCTCGAGGACTTTGGGCTTGCTGGCTACAAAGCCAACCTGGTGGGCTGTTTCCTGGTCATGCCAGGCTGCCGATTGTCTGAAAGTTGATGTCTTTATCAAACAAAACAGTTCCAATTCCAGGAACCTTTCCCCAAGTTGcctataaaagaaaacaaaaaacaattgaaatgtaAGCAATTTCTTAACGCTATGTAGCAAATCTTCTTAATGTGCCAAATGGGATCATCCACACACAGAGAGCTCTTCTGTGGCTGTTTGACTTCAAAAGGGGTCATccccctgaagctaagcatgtttgggctcggccagtacttggatgggagaccatctgggaaaagcttGGAGTTGTGCAGGAAGAGATGTTAGAGGGGCCAGCAGGGCACACTTACCGGGTGGTATGAACGCGGATTTCAATGCCTCAgtgtagtgatggggacactgtgctgtaaaaatgacaccgtcctttggatgagatgtacaACCGAGGTCCTGTCTCTTCTGCGATTATTAAAAATCCATGGccatctgtgatcacttgctcacctaccagcaaccggaagaGTCtgattttacgcctaagaagtctaccattgaccccatcctgacactgagggttctcatggaacgcAAACATGAATatgagcagagtttctttgcagcctttgtcgattttcctaaagcattcgactcagttgatcgacctgccctgtgggacatcctgagggttcgcgtgatccccttgaggttgctggatatcctggctggcctgtacactggtactgtgagtgctgtgtggAGTGGAGGCGtgggacctctgtgtttttcccatttgattctggggtttgtcagtggggtgttctgctcctactctattcaatgcttgtatagactgggtgttgggcaaggtcgtggggtccagcggctttggggcatctgttggtgaagaaagattcactgatcttgactttgctgacaatgctgtgatcttcaaggagtcaatggaggctctgattagggtcctcgagagactgagcgaggtgggcttgcgagtgtcctgataaaaacttaagatccaggcctttaatgacctcttgggcacggccatcagcagtgtgtctgtctgcggagagagtgtcgacctcgtcattgagaggtttacttaccttggcagtgacattcatgtctctggtgactcttcctatgaagtccgtagacggattggaagggcatgaggggtcatgaggtcactggaaaggggtgtgtggcgctcccgatatctatgcaaaaggacaaaggtccaagtctttagagtcctggtgcttcctgttttgtgagacatggacgctatccagtgacctgagacgaagactggactcctttggtactgtgtctctccggaaaatccttgggtaccgctggtttgactttgtgttgctcatggagtcccgaatgaggcacatgacctgcattgtgagggagcatcagttacggcactacggccatgtggcgcgtttccccgagggtgatccgtctcgtaagatcctcattgttggggacccgagtggctggaccaggtcaagaggtcacccacgtaacacctggctgcggcagacagagggtaatttctggagggtgggattggactgcatgtctgcctggggggttgccaactgggatcccaagttgtttcgtcgtgtagtgggtacggcaacatgctgtaccagtgcatgctcttcAACATGACTTGCGATCCTTCATAAAGTGTAGGGTGTATGTCGGTGTCCAGGCTATATTGCCCACCATTGCCTGATCATTCTGCACCCCCCTAATTAttctctgtctctaattggctgtcttcaccacctaacagctaatgtgtggtgagcgttcTGGCACACTAATGGCTGCTatcacatcatccaagtggatgctacacaatagtggctccccactctctatgtacAGCAGTTAGTGAGAAAAGTGACAagactgaggttctcctcattggtacaaaatcaacattatccaagtctgatcatttttcttttgttagtgTTAATTCCTCTATTCCTCtgttccccacaggttaagatgtcatccttgacagtactttattttttcagtcccacatcaataacatctcagCTTATTTCCACTTgagtaacattaatcgtattcacgcccccccccccccccccccccccccccccccctcactccccacaccactgctatcctcgttcatagccttgtcacttcttgtctcgattattgcaattcccttttctttggtctttcttgtaGATCTCTTGATAAGCTTCAACTGATCGACAATccagctgcccacatcattactagaaccccctctctTCACCATACCATTCCCATCTTGCATAGCAGCTTCACTGGATTCCAGTTAAGTTCCTCATTGacttcaaaattctcctgttaacatttaaggctatcCATAACCTCGCCACTCCATACTTGTCCAACCTCCTCCATGTTGACATTTCTTCCTGCACCcctagatcctcttcctccattcacTAGACTGTCCCTTCATCTGTCTTACCACCAACTGAATGCTCTACTCTCCAGCTTTGGAACTAATTATCATTGGAGAttagaaatattgattcattttcacttttcaaatataaatttaaaactcatctgtttaagactgctttttctctttgattttaatTGCtcagtctgattttaatttttgtatttttagttttgtttataatgtctgttttatctattgttcgccatcattgagtgtttagaaaggtgcctacaaataaatacaatatattattattaagtacaagggaagtgtgacgtggtgaggtctgcggtaggagtgacggaggtgggatgacatcagggatcggctctgagccctttcttatttgcaatggtgatggacaggttgacagacgagattagacaggagtccccgtggactgtgatgtttgcagatgacattgtgatctgtagtgatagtagggagcagtttgaggagaccttggagaggtgaagatctgctctagagaggagaggaatgaaggtcagtaggaccaccaagacagaatacatgtgtgtgaatgagagggaggtcagtggaatggtgaggatggaaggagtagagctggtgaaggtggatgagtttaaatacttgggatcaacagtacagagtaatggggagtgtggaagagaagtgaaaaagagagtgtaggcagggtggaatgggtggagaagagtgtcaggagtgatttgtgacagacggatatcagcaagagtgaaggggaaggtctacaggatggtagtgagaccagctatgttatatgggctggagacggtggcactgaccagaaagcaggagacagagctggaggtaccaAAGTTAAAGAagctaagattggcattgggtgtgatgaggatggacaggattagaaatgaggacattagagggtcagctcaagttggacagttgggagacaaagttagagaggcgagattgtgttggtttggacatgtgcagaggagagatgctgggtatattgggagaaggatgttaaagatagagctgccaggtaagaggaaaagaggaaggcctaagagaaggtttatggatgtggtgagagaggacatgcaggtgatgggtgtgacagaacaagacggggaggacaggaagataaggaagaagatgatccgctgtggcaacctctaacgggagcagctgaaagaagaagaagattattattattactattattaaaagtgctgtataaattattattattattcctattattattcctattattattattattattattattattattattattattattaagtgcttCTTGATCAACACAAACCATTTACTCTCACTATAAAGCCATGATAATGATGATAGGTAACCCCTGAGAACCAGTCAAACTCTGCCATTGAACAGTCCTGCTGAGCATAATGGAGACATCTGGCTCTTCTGGCCTACAATGCCACCAAGTGAAGTGTTGTGCCATGTCAGACGTGCCAATAGTAATCTCACAAGACTGTTAAACATTTGGAATAAGAGAAGGGTCAGCGTCTAAACAAAACACGTTCTGTGTGAGCAGGAAGGTGGACTCTGAAGAGACAGTGAGGAGATATTTTGGAGAGCAAGGGCTTAAGGTAACACATTTGGGGTATGCAATGGTAAGAATTAGTTTTCAAGAGCACTTTGCATCAGCAATCCATTGAGTTTTCAAATTATCAAAGAGAAATTGCTTCGGCTATTTCCGCACTACtacgttttaatttaaaaattgttcacctccattttcatctttcatttatttttctttatacagtacattacactaATGAGGGCAGAAAGGATTAGGAATGAATATATTTGAGGGACCACACTGGtacgacagtttggtgaccaagtgacagAGGCTCGATTGAAGATGGTTTGGGTATGTGCAGTgtagagatgaggggtacattgggaaaaggatgttgaGGATGGAAtctccaggcaagaggaaaagaggaaggccaaagaggaggtttatgggtgtagtgagggaggccatgatggcagaaaattatgtaaaacaaagggatagatggagatggatgatctgctgtggtgatcCCTAAATgtgagcagccgaaagatgaagaagacgACAGTACATTCTGTCATTGTAACACACTTGAAcacaacagtggctcacaaacgactgacaggatcaaacaagttgaaactggtcacaaactcggctctaggatggacctgtcagaacctgcattgaactgttttgcgttgctcttggatggcgctttgcatcaacattcactgtactttttgatcacacctcatagaatagttcgggtaataTGGTTCCTAGGCCGCAGAGCCTACTGgcgctcacatccaaattttttttttgccaatactgatgctctgtgtaagaaaggacagagctggttatacttccttagaaggctggcgtccttcaacatctgcaataagatgctgcagatgttctatcagacggttgtggcgagcaccctcctctatgcagtggtgtgctggggaggcagcattaagaagaaagacgcctcacgcctggacaaactggtgaggaaggcaggctctattgtaggcttggagctggacagtttaacatctgtggcagagcgacgggcgctaagcagactcctgtcagtcatggagaatccactgcatccactgaacaggatcatctccggacagaggagcagcttcagcaacagactgctgtcactgtcctgctccactgacagactgaggagatcgttcctccaccacactatgcgacttttcaattccactcggggagggtaaacgttaacattatacaaagttattgtctgtttttaccgcattattatcaatctttaatttaatattgttttttgtatcagtaaggtgctgctggagtatgtgaatttccccttgggattaataaagtatctatctatctatctatctatctatctatctatctatctatctatctatctatctatctatctatctatctatctatctatctatctatctatctatctatctatctatctatctatctatctatctatctatctgtctatctgtctatctatctatctataggtacCACCGTTTTAGTACTTTAGTGTTGACAGTTGCTGTGTGGTTATTAGGGCTGACATCAAGGGGCACAAATAGCATGGCATCACAGGTCCAGGGGTTTAAATGCTGCGTTCACCTGGTAAATCCGAGATGTTGAGTCGGAAATACCACGTGAATGCCTAATGAACTCGGAATTACAACTCAGACAGTTTAGGCTAAACAAATGCTGCATTCACATGTTCTCAGACTATTTGGACCTCCGACTTGTGGCATTTCAGCTTCCAACTTAAGTGCACTCACATGGGTTTTCAGTTGGACGATTCAGAAAAATGTGGGGTCACTGTTGATTTGTTAATtggtctgcaaaaaaataaaaaacataaataaaaataactagggcggcacggtggcgcagtggtagcgctgctgcctcacagttaggagacccggggttgcttcccgggtcctccctgcgtggagtttgcatgttctccccgtgtctgcgtgggtttcctccgggcgctccggtttcctcccacagtccaaagacatgcaggtcaggtggattagcgattctaaattggccctagtgtgtgcttggtgtgtgggtgtgtttgtgtgtgtcctgcggtgggttggcaccctgcccgggattggttccctgccttgtgccctgtgttggctgggattggctccagcagacccccgtgaccctgtgtttggattcagcgggttggaaaatggatggatggatggataaaaataacTAAAGATAAATGCCTTTTTTTCTGTACATATTACATGTGTATTACTTACTGTACATCCAAATGTATTTTGGGCTGAATaggttatatgttttattttaaaccagTAACTGACAACTCAGTGTTACGTCACAACTCAGACAGTTCTGGAAGCTTTGCCTTGTCTGAATTGTCCAAATTGTAATTCTGAGTTTATTGTGCATTTACGTGATATTTCCGACTCAACAACTTGGATTCATCATCTGTCTGAGAGCAGGTGAACGCAGCAAATGCTCAGACCTTTAGTCTTCCTGGTTTTCCCAAGTCTATGCATTACACCTAAAATGTCACCAAACTTAttgtttatttcaacattttttggttcagactttgatttttgccttgtATCTTGGATATGGTTGGATGAACGTTTGGTTTGCCCTGTTCCTTCTCCCAGATACTGTAATTGTTTCATGTCCTGGGTCTTGTTCATTCATTTCTTTAACCCCCTATAATGACATTGGGTTGTCTCTTTGTAGGGGGTTTCATGtgtgatatatggctggcagtttatcccggccaatacccccaagctgccagatggagccctccctgcaacatggaggtgccccgaattccagcagggcatcatagaccttggagttttaattcacagccctgctggataccgtaggggccaccaggggatgctgtaaGGAGGCTCAGGGACTTATATTCTccgtataacctggaagtacttccgggttgaagaaaagtagaagatttcatctgacccggaagtgagagacacaagcatttccaggtcagggactataaaaggactctgggagaatCCAGCAGGGAGCCGAGTTGTGAGGAAggatgactgagctgctgggagtggaggattgtattgatttattgattagtTATTGTGTAGtgtgggagtggaggtgctttctgcactttattattaactcttttagggcggatgtcgacttttgtcgacaggaggggttgaaggcgaatgtcgacaaaagtcgacatccagggataaagggcgacaatcagctgttaatggcgacaaatctcactgtcacgtcacaggcattccctctgtgcttggaggaatgctagactcgttgactcggcaaataaaccttgcgtgtgcgtgagttgcgaaatgtaaacaaaagcaagatggcaccgacatgtgaaaaggcagcgaagcaagtgcagaaaagaaaacacttggcagacgttgttttgcgcattaccgcggagtcggactcttgatttttcagaatcggactttattggcagtgatcaggagatcgagcaagagagttagaagcaggcatcagctgatcagacaccagccgatgccgcgccagcggatctgctgccagttgagtgccttcgcgcagccgatgcatctatggcaaggttcgcatgggataaatacacagacattgatccgttgagagccgatatggctaccggagtttacaagatggcatggcttgctgttggacacgacagatcaccagctgctgtacttcaggctgctctctcctgatgctgcttttcagctactgtcagacgagacaaacaggtaggcagagaatttttttgaatcgcgggctgcatttgcatcgcattctcgtttttcaaagtggaaacccacaacaaaagacaagacgaagcgcgctgtggcattacaaatagagatgggacagaactggtgatataacttcagggagcattggtccaaacgtattttgtcccctggtggcttaggtacgtgctgctgcaaagttttattcacttctgtaataaacagaagcaaatcccatggggtgagcaggctataatgccatacataaagttcataaagtttcagaagatgaaaagaggtgacaatacggttttcatgcaggcagaaaacttggtggcagtggcatggcacgatggcaaatgggtgaattgtctctctacagtacacactaacaatatatgtgagaaagtgcagcaacagacaattgaaaaataggcaccaaaacaacacatagagaattcaggctcatacaacatgcaagacagtaacatttgtcaaaagtaaatattttttgttgatttgatatgttaaacaattgctttgtgttcttttttaaaaaatgttagtttttggaaaaatattcagccctgggagaaaagaaacaaaaaaaaaattagccctaaaagagttaaaataaataataattggacttttaccaggtgtctgatgtgtggtctgagggttcaaggggtcgacagcacccccctatctgtcacaatgtttATAGGTATGTCCTGTTTATTGAATGTTAATAACAACACTGGTCATGCAGGTTCCTGTTTGTAAATACGGGGTCTGTGACTTTTTACACACTTCGTAATTTGATATTTGTAGGCACTGTGCACAATAAAAtggaagagaaggatgtggcgGGACCTTCTGATGTGTTCATTTTTGATCGACTTCATCTTCAGCAGCACCTAACCTCTTTTTTATCAACTGGACATTCACACTGGAGAAGGACTGTGCGCAGCCACCAGATTTAGGGATGACGGTGGGTTCTTTTTCCCCAATCCAGCCCACCGATGCTCTTTGTGAAGACCTGCACCTCAGAAGATAATTTATCTTCTGGACTCTggtggtaggac harbors:
- the bmp16 gene encoding bone morphogenetic protein 16, which codes for MVPANLLVLMVLLVPDVLLGYEGKLRSGMSPRKEPSLVQSIQTLLLSRLGLQDRPAPRSDIHVPQYLMNLYHFHSLEFHRIQDSTFNFPFSHTQKANTVRAFHHHEAPVDFHSSQQDSDHFYFAFNVSSIPQDEEVTSAELRFYCKGNNELENSRLQTLNVYHIPDLQFKKQPLLLESRQAGLLSGVDTWQSFSINASFFNRPDWRETILTFMLELRPNSESPPTKKRLNLRVRRSAEQDESSWAHERPLLVTYSHDGRGQPLAQRGVKGYHPEHQVLHRKNEGHKRSKDGRQRGNRTKRNGRNKKLKKMAMARCKRHPLFVDFKHVGWNQWIVAPTGYHAYYCHGECRFPLADHMNSSSHAMVQTLVNSVNGKVPQACCVPTELSSIAMLYLDHQDRVVLKNYQDMVVDACGCR